Proteins found in one Parasteatoda tepidariorum isolate YZ-2023 unplaced genomic scaffold, CAS_Ptep_4.0 HiC_scaffold_1077, whole genome shotgun sequence genomic segment:
- the LOC122268429 gene encoding cuticle protein 14 — protein sequence NHGNYAFGYSEGHTSGGSFRKEVGDSLGNKVGSYGLHNADGRTRVVNYVADSAGLRADIHTNEPGVDGSQDTAHTAINKPAIAAVVAPAVLAKTVVAAPAFAHHAPVFHPTLFHAPLTLFAHGGHILL from the coding sequence AATCACGGAAATTATGCATTTGGATACTCCGAAGGCCACACAAGCGGAGGAAGTTTTCGAAAAGAAGTTGGCGATTCTCTAGGAAACAAAGTTGGTTCCTACGGACTCCACAACGCTGACGGAAGGACAAGAGTGGTCAACTATGTGGCCGACAGTGCCGGATTACGGGCAGATATTCATACAAACGAACCGGGGGTTGACGGGAGCCAGGACACCGCCCACACAGCCATCAACAAGCCAGCCATCGCAGCTGTGGTTGCTCCAGCAGTTCTCGCGAAGACAGTAGTTGCTGCTCCAGCATTTGCGCACCATGCTCCCGTTTTTCATCCCACACTGTTCCATGCTCCTCTCACTTTATTTGCACACGGAGGCCACATTTTGCTGTAG